A single genomic interval of Nostoc commune NIES-4072 harbors:
- the queG gene encoding tRNA epoxyqueuosine(34) reductase QueG codes for MNQYSVTSSNVVKEKASELGFHKVGIAAVDRVDTTEAQRLQAWIELGYHADMEWMANPKRQDIRLVMPEARSLVCVALNYYTPHQRPEGEEYAKISRYGWGRDYHKVMHKKLKQLAVWLESLGEGVLARYYADTGPVQDKVLAQLAGIGWIAKNGNVITREYGSWVFLGEVLTNLELESDRPHTEHCGSCTRCLQACPTGAITQPFVVDANRCIAYHTIENRAKELPETVIPNLQGWVAGCDICQDVCPWNQRFANTTDIEEFQPNPGNIAPKLLELAQISDQEWDKRFPASALRRIKPEMLRRNALANLDASRRNNDPESNYF; via the coding sequence ATGAATCAGTATTCCGTAACAAGCAGCAATGTAGTAAAAGAAAAAGCCAGCGAGTTGGGCTTTCACAAGGTTGGGATTGCTGCTGTAGATAGGGTAGATACTACAGAAGCGCAGAGGTTACAAGCATGGATTGAACTGGGTTATCACGCTGATATGGAATGGATGGCTAACCCAAAACGCCAGGATATTCGCTTAGTTATGCCAGAGGCGCGATCGCTAGTGTGTGTGGCGCTAAATTACTATACGCCACATCAACGTCCAGAAGGCGAGGAATACGCCAAAATTTCTCGTTATGGCTGGGGAAGGGATTATCACAAGGTGATGCATAAAAAACTTAAGCAGCTAGCCGTTTGGCTAGAATCACTTGGTGAAGGTGTATTAGCTCGTTATTATGCAGACACTGGCCCTGTGCAAGATAAAGTGTTGGCACAACTTGCCGGAATTGGTTGGATTGCCAAAAATGGTAATGTGATTACACGGGAATATGGCTCTTGGGTATTTTTGGGAGAAGTGTTGACTAATTTGGAATTAGAGAGCGATCGCCCCCATACAGAACACTGCGGTAGCTGTACTCGTTGTCTTCAGGCTTGTCCTACGGGTGCAATTACTCAGCCTTTTGTCGTCGATGCCAATCGTTGTATTGCTTATCATACGATTGAAAATCGGGCAAAGGAATTGCCAGAGACAGTAATACCCAATTTGCAAGGCTGGGTTGCTGGTTGTGATATTTGCCAAGATGTTTGTCCTTGGAATCAACGTTTTGCTAACACAACTGATATTGAAGAGTTTCAGCCAAATCCTGGGAATATTGCTCCCAAACTGCTAGAATTAGCCCAAATCTCAGATCAGGAGTGGGATAAACGATTTCCAGCATCTGCCTTGCGGCGGATTAAGCCAGAAATGTTACGACGCAACGCCCTAGCTAATCTTGACGCATCCAGGCGAAATAATGACCCCGAAAGTAATTATTTTTGA
- a CDS encoding efflux RND transporter periplasmic adaptor subunit has product MATHIEIPVVGKVKYPLRWLMGLIAGGVLVVGTTTYTLLNQGTSKEDIAQLTVPVAAKNVTLRITASGKVVPVQTVNISPKNPGVLSQLYVQQGDRIQQGQILARMDSAGIEAQRSQYRANLAQSQAQLAEALAGSRPQEIAQAKARLAQAQAQLTQAKTGNRPQEIAQAQSQVDAAQAKVNYTNEQVKRYQYLYQQGAEKKQLFDQAISEDKSARANLEEAKKRLSLVQSGSRAEEIAQRQAAVNEARAALILLEDGTRSEEIVQRQAAVEAAKAQLKGVEVQLEDTIIRAPLSGIVTQKYADPGAFVTPTTSASTSASATSSSIVAVARGLEILAQVPEADLGRIKPGQQVEIVADAYPDQVFKGHVRLIAPEAVVEQGVTSFQVRVALDTGADKLRSGLNVDLTFLGDRVNNALVLPTVSIVTEKGQTGVLVPDAKNKPQFREVTIGAQIQNQTQILDGVKEGDRVFVNPPKDYKIEKAKEQQNK; this is encoded by the coding sequence ATGGCTACGCACATAGAAATTCCTGTTGTTGGCAAAGTTAAATATCCATTACGCTGGCTGATGGGGCTGATAGCAGGGGGTGTCTTGGTTGTTGGTACCACAACCTATACTCTGCTAAATCAGGGGACAAGTAAAGAAGATATTGCTCAATTAACTGTGCCAGTAGCAGCGAAAAATGTCACGTTGCGGATTACAGCTAGTGGCAAAGTCGTGCCAGTTCAGACTGTAAATATTAGTCCGAAAAACCCTGGAGTGCTGTCGCAATTATATGTCCAACAAGGCGATCGCATTCAACAAGGGCAAATTCTCGCCCGCATGGATAGCGCAGGTATTGAGGCTCAAAGGAGCCAGTACCGTGCTAACTTAGCTCAAAGTCAAGCACAACTAGCTGAAGCCCTTGCCGGTAGTCGTCCTCAAGAAATTGCTCAAGCTAAGGCGCGGTTAGCACAAGCTCAAGCCCAGCTAACCCAAGCTAAAACTGGTAATCGTCCCCAAGAGATTGCTCAAGCTCAATCACAAGTGGATGCGGCTCAAGCTAAGGTGAATTACACCAATGAACAGGTAAAGCGTTATCAATATCTATATCAACAGGGAGCAGAGAAAAAACAATTATTCGATCAAGCCATCAGCGAAGACAAAAGTGCTAGAGCCAATTTAGAAGAAGCTAAAAAAAGATTGTCGTTAGTCCAAAGTGGTAGTCGGGCTGAAGAAATCGCCCAACGTCAAGCAGCAGTTAATGAAGCACGGGCAGCATTGATACTGTTGGAAGATGGAACTCGTTCTGAAGAAATTGTCCAGCGTCAAGCAGCTGTTGAAGCGGCTAAGGCTCAATTGAAGGGTGTGGAAGTGCAGTTGGAAGATACAATTATTCGCGCTCCTCTTTCGGGAATTGTTACCCAAAAGTATGCCGATCCTGGTGCGTTTGTCACACCCACAACTTCTGCATCTACTAGTGCATCGGCAACTTCTAGTTCAATTGTCGCCGTAGCACGGGGGTTAGAAATATTAGCTCAAGTTCCCGAAGCTGATCTTGGCAGAATTAAACCGGGACAGCAGGTGGAAATTGTCGCTGATGCTTATCCCGATCAAGTTTTTAAAGGTCATGTGCGCCTGATTGCTCCAGAAGCTGTGGTAGAACAAGGTGTGACATCCTTCCAGGTGCGGGTTGCTCTAGATACTGGTGCAGATAAACTGCGTTCTGGCTTAAATGTGGATCTGACTTTTTTAGGCGATCGCGTCAATAATGCCTTGGTGTTACCAACGGTGTCAATCGTCACCGAAAAGGGTCAAACTGGCGTACTTGTGCCAGATGCAAAGAATAAACCCCAGTTCCGCGAAGTTACAATTGGGGCGCAAATCCAAAACCAAACTCAGATTTTAGATGGAGTTAAAGAAGGCGATCGCGTTTTTGTTAATCCACCCAAAGACTACAAAATTGAGAAGGCGAAAGAACAACAAAATAAATAA
- a CDS encoding Uma2 family endonuclease: MVKSATKPLTLEEFLKLPETKPSLEYINGQIIQKPMPQGKHSKLQGELVSNINSVVKPQKIALAFPELRCTFGGRSIVPDVAVFAWERIPLDERGEVANVFHTYPDWTIEILSPDQSQTKVTGNILHCLKHGSRLGWLIDPGDRSVLVYPPKQQPELLQEEQELLPVPDLVSGFQLTVGQLFGWLKL; encoded by the coding sequence ATGGTAAAATCAGCAACTAAACCCCTAACCTTAGAAGAGTTTTTGAAACTACCAGAAACAAAGCCTAGCTTAGAATACATTAATGGTCAAATTATTCAAAAGCCAATGCCTCAAGGAAAACATAGCAAATTACAGGGTGAACTAGTCAGTAATATCAATTCTGTTGTCAAGCCTCAAAAAATTGCCCTTGCTTTCCCAGAATTGAGGTGTACTTTTGGCGGACGCTCAATTGTCCCTGATGTAGCTGTATTTGCTTGGGAACGGATTCCCTTAGATGAACGTGGAGAGGTGGCAAATGTTTTTCACACGTATCCAGACTGGACAATTGAGATTCTTTCACCAGATCAAAGCCAAACTAAAGTAACTGGGAATATTCTACATTGTTTAAAACATGGTAGTCGTTTAGGTTGGTTAATTGATCCAGGTGATCGCTCTGTTTTAGTCTATCCACCAAAGCAGCAACCAGAACTTTTACAAGAAGAACAAGAACTATTACCAGTTCCAGATTTAGTTAGCGGCTTTCAATTAACTGTAGGGCAATTATTTGGATGGCTTAAGTTATAA
- a CDS encoding ABC transporter permease produces MNFLESIQMAGKTLLSNKLRSALTMLGIVIGNASVIAMIGIGEGGQKYVNKQLESLGPNVLFILPGNRETQRISFEVPKNLVLQDAEAIASQVPTVVGVAPELNRRQVVVYRNRNTDVNIIGTTPSFLSVRDFETDKGRFFSEVDIKRSNQVVVLGGDLAEKLFGSSNAIGQQLRIGNTSFQVIGTLIAKGSSVGADYDNAALIPITTSANRLVGKNSPYGIALDYFVAAARDSESVDAAEFQITNLLRLRHKINGEDDFTIRSQKDALQTVGQITGALTIMLAAIAGISLFVGGIGIMNIMLVSVTERTQEIGLRKAIGATEQDILLQFIIEAVIVSAAGGLVGTAVGVSGILLVGALTPLEAALSPTAITMAVGVSGGIGLFFGVVPARRAAKLDPIVALRSA; encoded by the coding sequence ATGAATTTTTTAGAAAGTATTCAAATGGCAGGTAAAACCCTGCTGTCAAATAAATTGCGTAGCGCCCTTACGATGTTGGGTATAGTTATTGGCAATGCCTCAGTGATTGCCATGATTGGCATTGGCGAAGGTGGGCAAAAATACGTTAATAAACAACTAGAGTCATTAGGGCCGAATGTGCTTTTTATACTGCCAGGTAATCGAGAAACTCAGCGTATATCCTTTGAAGTACCAAAAAATTTGGTGTTACAAGATGCTGAAGCGATCGCCTCTCAAGTACCAACAGTAGTAGGAGTTGCACCGGAATTAAACAGAAGACAAGTAGTTGTATACCGCAACAGAAACACCGATGTCAACATCATTGGCACAACTCCCAGCTTTCTATCGGTGCGGGATTTTGAAACTGATAAAGGCAGGTTTTTCTCTGAGGTAGACATCAAACGAAGTAACCAAGTCGTTGTGTTAGGTGGAGACTTAGCAGAAAAACTATTTGGTAGTAGTAACGCTATTGGTCAACAATTACGAATCGGGAATACCAGCTTTCAAGTAATTGGAACGTTAATAGCCAAAGGTTCCAGCGTGGGAGCAGATTATGATAATGCTGCTTTAATACCGATCACGACTTCAGCAAACCGACTTGTAGGAAAGAATTCTCCTTATGGTATCGCCTTAGATTATTTTGTCGCTGCGGCTCGTGATTCAGAGAGTGTGGATGCAGCAGAATTTCAAATTACTAATTTGCTGCGTTTACGGCACAAAATTAATGGTGAAGATGACTTTACTATCCGTTCTCAAAAGGATGCTTTGCAAACTGTCGGTCAAATCACAGGTGCATTGACAATTATGCTAGCAGCGATCGCTGGCATATCTTTGTTTGTCGGCGGCATTGGGATCATGAATATTATGCTTGTTTCTGTAACCGAACGCACCCAAGAAATCGGATTGAGAAAAGCGATCGGCGCAACTGAGCAAGATATTTTGCTACAGTTCATTATTGAGGCTGTAATAGTTTCCGCAGCTGGCGGTTTAGTTGGGACTGCGGTTGGCGTCAGTGGCATTCTATTAGTGGGAGCCTTGACTCCCTTAGAAGCGGCACTTTCTCCAACAGCGATTACTATGGCAGTTGGTGTCTCTGGTGGTATTGGTTTATTCTTTGGTGTTGTTCCTGCACGTCGTGCTGCTAAACTCGACCCGATTGTGGCCTTAAGAAGTGCTTAG
- a CDS encoding HAD-IA family hydrolase: protein MTPKVIIFDFDGTIADTVDALVSIANRLAVDFGYRHISPEQLSFLKNLTSREIIKYSGVSLFKIPFLVKKVKGELKNKIPELKPIPGIKEALIELQNEGYKLGIITSNSKENVTQFLRINDLNHLFDFIYSGITIFGKTTIINNVLRQNQLQPQEVIYVGDETRDIEASKKANIKVIAVTWGFNSPEVLAKQNPDYLIQRPSELLKVMNSGH from the coding sequence ATGACCCCGAAAGTAATTATTTTTGATTTTGATGGCACTATTGCTGATACAGTAGATGCCCTTGTAAGTATTGCCAATCGTCTAGCTGTAGACTTTGGTTATAGACACATAAGCCCAGAGCAATTATCCTTCCTGAAAAACTTAACATCTAGGGAAATTATTAAATACTCAGGAGTTTCTCTATTTAAGATACCTTTTTTAGTTAAAAAAGTTAAAGGAGAATTAAAAAACAAAATCCCAGAATTAAAGCCAATTCCGGGAATTAAAGAAGCATTAATAGAACTGCAAAATGAAGGATATAAATTGGGGATTATCACTTCTAATTCTAAAGAAAATGTTACGCAATTCCTAAGAATTAATGACTTAAATCACTTATTTGATTTTATCTACTCAGGAATTACAATTTTTGGTAAAACAACCATAATCAATAATGTATTAAGGCAAAATCAACTCCAACCTCAAGAAGTGATTTATGTTGGAGATGAAACCAGAGATATCGAAGCATCAAAGAAAGCAAATATCAAAGTAATTGCAGTAACTTGGGGCTTTAATTCACCGGAAGTACTAGCCAAGCAAAATCCAGATTATTTAATTCAACGGCCTAGCGAACTACTAAAAGTAATGAATAGTGGTCATTAG
- a CDS encoding orange carotenoid protein N-terminal domain-containing protein — MTASYDKTISQAQSNESQNLVDAFNNLDTDAKLAWFYLVYKKMGDSITPAAPAAAEPELAPLLLRDYFELSDEQQLDIMRDIVNRKDTEYSRAYGAIKENNQLLVWYAWAAAMGDKVVDLPASYEPTKAITDLVSQIEGLDFDEQISVFRTIAGEVGYTDVKPIETQADTGKTSSL, encoded by the coding sequence ATGACTGCAAGTTACGATAAAACTATTTCTCAAGCCCAGAGCAATGAATCTCAAAATTTGGTAGATGCGTTTAACAATTTAGATACCGATGCAAAATTAGCCTGGTTCTATTTAGTTTATAAAAAAATGGGTGATTCTATCACACCAGCTGCTCCTGCTGCGGCCGAACCTGAGTTAGCACCACTTCTGCTAAGAGATTATTTTGAGTTATCAGATGAACAACAATTAGATATTATGCGGGATATAGTTAACCGCAAAGATACAGAATATTCTCGCGCTTATGGGGCGATAAAAGAAAACAATCAGCTGTTAGTTTGGTATGCTTGGGCAGCAGCTATGGGAGATAAGGTGGTTGACTTACCAGCTAGCTATGAACCAACTAAGGCAATTACTGATCTGGTTTCTCAAATTGAAGGATTAGATTTTGACGAGCAAATTTCGGTGTTTCGGACAATAGCTGGTGAAGTGGGTTACACCGATGTTAAGCCAATTGAGACGCAAGCTGATACTGGAAAAACATCAAGTTTGTAA
- a CDS encoding ketosteroid isomerase family protein, whose translation MTSAEQLKEEFQIEGITETSVLRYFETLNAGEFEATAALFAQDGVMRPPFESDIVGTDAIAAYLKQEGQNIKAYPSTGIAEALENATIQVQVSGKAQTSWCTVNVLWLFILNQQRQISYTKIKLLASPQELLSLRREN comes from the coding sequence GTGACCTCTGCTGAACAGTTGAAAGAAGAATTCCAAATTGAGGGAATTACAGAAACAAGTGTACTGCGTTATTTTGAAACCTTAAATGCAGGAGAATTTGAGGCAACTGCTGCCTTATTTGCCCAAGATGGTGTGATGCGTCCACCATTTGAATCTGATATTGTGGGGACAGATGCGATCGCAGCCTACTTAAAACAAGAAGGACAAAACATTAAAGCTTATCCCAGCACGGGAATAGCTGAGGCTTTAGAAAATGCTACGATTCAAGTCCAAGTATCAGGCAAAGCACAAACTTCGTGGTGTACTGTGAATGTCTTGTGGTTATTTATCCTCAACCAACAACGGCAAATTTCATATACTAAAATCAAACTTTTAGCTTCTCCCCAAGAGTTACTTTCTCTACGCCGTGAAAACTAG
- a CDS encoding ATP-binding protein, producing the protein MKSELHVPSDLSFLNIVETWLLGCLKIQLGESVDWSRQSSRLRLALVEAYSNAVRHAHKDKPNLPILLRLEVKNRDLALEVWDYGEGFDMSNYYAPNPMEKQEGGYGWLIMNRLMDKVDYQLQIDGANCLKLEATLPELVK; encoded by the coding sequence ATGAAAAGTGAGCTTCATGTACCAAGTGACTTGAGTTTTCTTAATATTGTCGAAACCTGGCTGCTGGGATGTTTGAAAATCCAGCTAGGAGAATCTGTAGACTGGTCACGGCAATCAAGCCGTTTGAGGCTGGCTTTAGTAGAAGCCTACTCAAATGCAGTCCGTCATGCCCATAAGGACAAACCAAATTTACCAATTTTACTGCGTTTGGAAGTTAAAAATCGAGACCTTGCCCTCGAAGTTTGGGACTACGGCGAAGGCTTTGATATGTCTAACTACTATGCTCCAAACCCGATGGAAAAACAAGAGGGTGGTTATGGTTGGCTAATTATGAATCGTCTAATGGATAAAGTAGATTATCAGTTGCAGATTGATGGTGCCAACTGTCTAAAGTTAGAAGCTACTTTACCCGAATTAGTAAAATAG
- a CDS encoding ABC transporter ATP-binding protein produces the protein MANTITINDSLVPNAVPKSAIIRLENIFKIYGSGETEVRALNDVNLIVEQGEYCAIMGPSGSGKSTAMNIIGCLDRPTDGHYYLDNLDVAQMDDRSLAHIRNKKLGFVFQQFHLLPQLTALENVMLPMVYASVNPKERSDRAIEALTRVGLANRLNNKPTQLSGGQQQRVAIARAIVNHPVVLLADEPTGALDSRTTQEVLDIFSELNASGITVVMVTHEPEVARQTQRIVWFRDGQVVHSNLTPSDLSSVAMS, from the coding sequence ATGGCAAACACTATTACAATTAACGATTCTCTGGTTCCTAATGCTGTACCGAAATCGGCAATCATTCGACTAGAAAACATTTTTAAAATTTATGGTAGTGGTGAAACAGAAGTACGAGCGCTCAATGATGTCAACCTAATCGTGGAACAGGGCGAATATTGTGCAATCATGGGGCCTTCTGGTTCTGGTAAATCCACAGCCATGAATATTATCGGTTGTCTCGACCGTCCCACAGACGGACATTATTATTTAGATAACCTCGATGTAGCTCAAATGGACGATCGCTCATTAGCACACATCCGTAATAAAAAGCTGGGGTTTGTGTTTCAACAATTCCATCTATTGCCCCAACTAACAGCCCTAGAAAACGTGATGTTGCCAATGGTGTATGCTAGTGTGAACCCAAAAGAAAGAAGCGATCGCGCCATCGAAGCTTTGACGCGAGTAGGTTTAGCAAATCGCCTCAATAACAAACCAACTCAACTATCTGGTGGACAACAACAACGAGTAGCGATCGCGCGGGCGATCGTTAATCATCCCGTGGTACTCTTAGCCGATGAACCCACAGGCGCACTTGATTCGCGCACAACCCAAGAAGTCTTAGATATTTTTAGCGAACTCAATGCTAGTGGAATTACTGTTGTCATGGTAACTCATGAACCAGAAGTTGCTCGTCAAACCCAGCGCATCGTTTGGTTCCGTGATGGTCAAGTAGTACACTCTAATCTCACACCATCTGACTTGAGTAGCGTTGCTATGTCATAA
- a CDS encoding histidine phosphatase family protein, with product MSQIVWIARHANRLDFVNPDWFLTAERRYDPPLSDDGMVQAQHLAKRLKKEKISHIFASPFLRTVQTANAVAEVLNLPIKLETGLSEWLNPVWMTEEPERLSTPALAKLFPRIDTSYTSRIAAKYPETHEKVRERSGQTARCLATEFFPEDILLVAHGASVLGGAMGLVGEIAKTEVKASLCSLVKVVREDPEWLLELKGDTSHLTHIEEVIRFA from the coding sequence ATGAGTCAAATAGTTTGGATAGCAAGACACGCTAACCGCCTCGACTTCGTAAACCCTGATTGGTTCCTCACCGCCGAACGACGTTACGATCCACCCTTGTCTGATGATGGTATGGTGCAGGCGCAACATTTAGCTAAACGATTGAAAAAAGAAAAGATTTCCCATATTTTCGCTTCTCCTTTCTTGCGAACCGTACAAACGGCAAACGCAGTTGCAGAAGTGCTAAACTTACCGATCAAATTGGAAACAGGTTTGAGTGAATGGCTAAATCCAGTTTGGATGACAGAAGAACCCGAAAGACTCTCAACTCCAGCCTTAGCAAAGTTATTCCCCAGAATTGACACCAGCTACACTTCGCGCATCGCTGCCAAATATCCTGAAACTCACGAAAAAGTGCGAGAACGTTCTGGGCAAACTGCAAGATGTTTAGCTACTGAGTTCTTTCCAGAGGATATCCTGCTAGTGGCACATGGCGCATCTGTGTTAGGGGGAGCAATGGGACTAGTGGGGGAAATTGCCAAAACAGAAGTCAAGGCTTCTTTATGTTCTTTAGTAAAAGTGGTACGCGAAGATCCAGAATGGTTATTAGAACTAAAAGGAGATACTTCCCATTTAACCCACATAGAAGAAGTTATTCGATTTGCTTAA
- a CDS encoding Uma2 family endonuclease gives MTQANLSQTLAVNIPPTLTLTVTHEQFIQLALANRDLQLERTATGELIVIPPTGSDTGKRNFDIAGQLWLWNRQTKLGVAFDSSTGFYLPNGSDRSPDAAWIRQERWDALALEQQESFAPICPDFVLELRSKNDSIEKLRAKMREYIENGACLGWLIDRKNQKVEIYRPSRDVEVLNKPANLSGEDILPGFVLDLTEVWS, from the coding sequence ATGACACAAGCCAACTTATCTCAAACTCTAGCCGTCAATATTCCACCCACACTCACACTCACAGTTACCCATGAGCAGTTTATTCAGTTAGCACTGGCTAACCGAGATTTACAATTAGAACGAACTGCTACGGGAGAGTTGATTGTTATCCCACCAACCGGTAGTGATACAGGGAAGCGAAACTTTGACATTGCTGGACAACTCTGGTTATGGAACCGTCAAACGAAATTAGGTGTCGCTTTTGACTCATCTACTGGGTTTTATCTACCTAATGGAAGCGATCGCTCTCCTGATGCTGCTTGGATACGTCAAGAAAGATGGGATGCTCTGGCTTTAGAGCAACAAGAAAGTTTTGCTCCAATTTGCCCTGATTTCGTACTAGAACTACGTTCTAAAAATGACTCCATAGAAAAGTTACGCGCCAAAATGAGAGAATATATAGAAAATGGCGCTTGCTTAGGTTGGTTAATTGACCGGAAAAATCAAAAGGTGGAAATTTATCGCCCAAGTCGGGATGTAGAAGTTTTGAATAAACCAGCAAATCTGTCAGGGGAAGATATTTTACCTGGGTTTGTGTTGGATTTAACCGAAGTATGGAGTTGA
- a CDS encoding ribbon-helix-helix domain-containing protein, whose translation MRTTQALTITSGEYATESEVIRDGLRTLQARDAAVEKWLREEVVKSYDECEADATLGVPAEQVMARIRSQYRKRTTAE comes from the coding sequence ATGAGAACGACACAGGCACTCACTATCACCTCTGGCGAATATGCGACAGAAAGTGAAGTTATCCGGGATGGTCTGCGTACTCTCCAAGCGCGTGACGCTGCTGTAGAAAAGTGGCTGCGCGAAGAAGTTGTTAAAAGCTATGACGAATGTGAAGCTGATGCAACGCTGGGTGTCCCCGCAGAACAGGTTATGGCGCGTATCCGCTCCCAGTACCGCAAGCGGACAACAGCAGAGTAA
- a CDS encoding glucokinase, with protein sequence MTLLLAGDIGGTKTILQLVETSDSSAIHTIYQESYHSADFPDLVPIVQQFLVKANTPIPEKACFAIAGPIVKNTAKLTNLAWFLDTERLEEELGIPHISLINDFAAVGYGISGLQKEDLLTLQVGKPQPETPIGIIGAGTGLGQGFLIKQGNHYQVFPSEGGHADFAPRNEIEFQLLRYLLGKHDIQRVSVERVVSGMGIVAIYQFLRDRKFAVESPDIAQIVRTWEQEAGQEEKSVDPGAVIGTAALEKRDRLCEQTLQLFIEAYGAEAGNLALKLLPYGGLYIAGGIAPKILPLIQNNGFLLNFTQKGRMRRLLEEIPVYVILNPQVGLIGAALCAARL encoded by the coding sequence ATGACTTTGTTACTAGCAGGAGACATTGGCGGTACAAAAACTATTCTGCAATTGGTTGAAACATCAGACTCATCAGCAATACATACTATTTATCAGGAAAGTTACCACAGTGCCGATTTTCCTGATTTAGTACCGATAGTGCAGCAGTTTTTGGTCAAAGCTAATACACCCATACCAGAAAAGGCTTGTTTTGCGATCGCAGGCCCCATTGTCAAAAATACCGCTAAACTGACCAATTTAGCCTGGTTCTTAGATACTGAACGTTTAGAAGAAGAATTGGGTATCCCGCATATTTCTTTGATTAACGACTTCGCCGCCGTTGGCTATGGCATTTCAGGTTTACAAAAAGAAGACTTGCTGACGTTGCAAGTTGGTAAACCTCAACCCGAAACCCCCATTGGAATTATTGGTGCTGGTACTGGCTTAGGGCAAGGATTTTTAATTAAGCAGGGAAACCACTATCAAGTCTTTCCCTCAGAAGGTGGACACGCTGACTTTGCGCCTCGGAACGAGATCGAGTTTCAACTGTTGAGATACCTGTTGGGTAAACATGATATCCAGCGCGTTTCTGTAGAACGCGTGGTTTCTGGAATGGGAATTGTGGCAATTTACCAATTTCTGCGCGATCGCAAATTTGCCGTAGAATCACCAGATATTGCCCAAATCGTCAGAACTTGGGAACAAGAAGCTGGACAAGAAGAGAAAAGTGTCGATCCTGGTGCTGTCATTGGTACAGCTGCACTAGAAAAACGCGATCGCCTCTGTGAACAAACTTTGCAATTATTTATAGAAGCTTACGGTGCAGAAGCTGGTAATCTTGCCCTGAAACTCCTACCTTACGGTGGCTTATATATTGCTGGTGGAATTGCGCCCAAAATCCTGCCTTTAATTCAAAACAACGGTTTCTTATTAAATTTCACCCAAAAAGGTAGGATGCGCCGCCTCCTTGAAGAGATCCCCGTGTATGTTATCCTCAACCCGCAAGTGGGATTAATAGGTGCTGCTTTATGTGCTGCTAGGTTATAA